tggctcagtggttaagagcattgtctgctcttccaaaggtcctgagttcaattcccagcaaccacatggtggctcataaccacctgtaatgaggtctggtgccctcttctggcctgcagacatacacacagacagaatattgtatacataacaaataaataaataaatgtttaaaaaaaaaagttggggagggactgagtctttttgtttttgctttttaactaATTAGTAAATTAACCCActtacatttttcttctgttaaCTGTTTAAGCACTTCACCCACAATCTacgaaagaaaaaagtcacattaccttcagctttaaaaaaaaaaaaagtgaattacTCATTCACTTTCAAACTTTATAACCTACCTGCCCAACACTTTGTAGTGCCTTCAGATCGTTTTCAGACTTCTCATACTGCTTGGTAAGTTCTTTTAACTGTTCCCTtactgaaataataaaatgtcaacattttaaattaaacaagAACTGCGTTAAAATGTTTACTCATGTATCGTTCACTTTATGTAGGTTTCATACGCACTGTACCAAACTACAAAATATGACATCCTGCCACCCCCGGATTGCTACAAAACTAAATGATAATCTGTGGAATCAGATCTTTCACAGCTACCTGGGACTACCTGGCTTACTCTATGTTTGCCCATACTAAAGTCAACCAACGCAATTCTTCACCGAATCATAGAAGCTGCGGCCTTTTTTCATATAACTCAACTATGCAGGCTTTTCAAAACCCAAGTGCTCAGGGTGGGCGAACTAGGCAGCTCGTATAAAAACTGAGGAGAGACGAGAAAGGTTATTACGGCCACTGGACCCTTTTTCTTTAAGGCTTCACGACTGGCTTTCTGCTCACTGAGTCCCACGTCCTGCTGGAGCTTCTTTGACCCAAGCGTCTTCCCGTCCCCGGGTCCCGAGACTCCAATGCTACTTTCCTTGCACCTGGGATAAAGTCCCCAGCCCACTTGATCCTCATTCCTCtagtcctcccctccccttccacctcaGAACTGTGGCTATTCCCTATGCCACCTGGACCGGGAGCGGGCTATTTCCACGGTCGAGACTGTGCTGCACCCCAGCTCAGGGCGGGATGACAAAGCGCCTTGCCCTGGACTCAGGCCTTCCCAAGCCGGGCGCTCTGTTTTCGGGCTCGGCCGAAGCCTCCGCTCTATCAGAGACGGAAGCGGGTCCAGGCATGAGAGAGTGTGGAAAGGTTCACTCACGCTCCTTAAGACGGCCGTCTATCTCCTTGTGCTCTAGCAGCTTCTTGCGGTAGTCCTGAAGCGCCTTATCTCTAGGGTCCGCCATGATGAGAAGCCGTCGCTCATAGGGGATGCCGGGAATGGCCATGGCAGcccgggcgggggagggggcggggcgagGGGGCAGAGGCGGTCCGAGGGCGGGATCTCTGTGGCACCGCCCCTTCCGCTTGGCTCGCCTCTCACTCCCGGTGGCCGCGTCGCCTTTTAGCCTAGAAAGCGCAGAAGGAGGCCTCCGGCCGCACCGTCCCCTGCAGGCCAGAGTGGGAAAAGCCGGGCGCCGCTATCGACTGACCTCGGTATTAAGTCACTGCTTTCCTGGAACCGCCAAAGGCTCTGAGCTTATGCCACACGACtgcaagtgcccacagaggccagtagATGGCATCGGATCTTCTGGCACTGTGATTCAAgcagctgtgattttttttttaaattcttgtttattttattttatgcatatgaatgttttacttgcatgtaggtatgtgcaccacatatgtgcctggtgccaaaagaggtcagaagaagccacatgatcccctgaaactggagttacagagggttgtgagctgctttgtggCTACTAGGACTCCAACCCAGATTCTGCAAAGAGCAAGGAGTACAcggggcggtagtggcgcacgcttttaatcacaggaggcagaggcaggcagagctctgagttcgaggccagcctggtctacggagtgagttccaagtTTGCTTCCCGGTATCCACACTGGTGACTCAacatcctgtaactccagctccacagcaTCTGCTGTCCTCCTCTGGTGTCCATGagtacacacgcacactcacacacgcatgcacaccacaattagaataaatctcaaaaatagtCTAAGAAATGTCACCAATACTCAAAGAAGTTTAAATATCAGAGTAAAATAGAAGGGATATGAAAATATAGGAAAGTCTTAGTTTATTTGAGAGTCATTCATAGTAATATAACAGAGgataaagaaatggctcagtggttaagagtactgactgctcttgcagaggagcggAATTCAATTCTCAACAGTTACATAGCAGCTTACAACCATATATAGTCCAGCCCCAGGGCGTCCAATACTCTCTTCTTGTCTCTAAGAGTACTGCGcacatgcacatagtgcacagatatacatgcaggcaaaacacccatatgcaaaAAATACTAAGTAAAAATGTTTAGCcggggcgctggagagatgactcagtggttaagagcattgcctgctcttccaaaggttctgagttcaactcccagcaaccacatggtggctcacaaccatctgtcatgaggtctggtgccttcttctggcttgcagacattcacacagacagaataatgtatacataataaataaatatttttaaaaaatgtttagcagggcgatggtggcgcacgcctttaaacccagcactcgggaggcagaggcaggcggatctctgtgagttcgagaccagcctggtctacagagctagttccaggacaggctccaaagacacagagaaaccctgtcttgaaaaacaaaaacaaaaaaataaaataaaaatgtttaaattaagtTCAGACTTAAGACCTCATAAATCACACATAGTCTTCCAATCTGCACCCTATAATTTACTACTGATGGGTCTGATGATTTTAGAATGTGTGCACAGCCATGACCCTTACCACTTTAGGAAATGGAGCCTAATCTCTCTTCCCCAGACCAGTGACTTCCTCCTGATGATTAAAGTGGATGTGGCAGCCAGCATACACCTGCTGAGCCTGGGTTATTATAAAAAAACAAGGCTTCCCTTCTACTCTCCCGTGGGTCATTCCCTCAGGGGGAAGCCAGCTGCCAACCACGAGGCTACATCAGCAGAAAGTCCCACATGGGAAGAAAAGTCAACAGGGAAGCGAAGCCTCCTGCCAACAGTCATCCAAGTGAGTTGTTGTCTGAAGGTGTCCAGCCCTGGGATGACTTCAGAAGAATGCAGCCTTACTCTTGATTGCAACAGCACAAGACTGAGTCACCGAGCTCAGCTCAGTCATCAGCTCCTAGCTGCTGGCCCGGCAGAGCTGTGAGGGGAAATGTTTGTGGTTTGAAGTCACAGTGATAGGTACAATAgaaactgcttttttttaaagagagaaatcaGAAGATAGATAGGCAAGCAACAAATACTTTGGCTCACATGTCACATGTGACCCCCAAGGCTttgcttcatgttttttttttttttttggtttttttgtctttgtttttttgttttttttttttttggtttttcgagacagggtttctctgtggctttggagcctgtcctggaactaactctgtagaccaggctggtctcgaactcacagagatccgcctgcctctgcctcccgagtgctgggattaaaggcgtgcgccaccaccgcccggcctttgcttcatgtttttatgaaattcatgGACTCATAATTCCTCATTCATCAGCCTCCTAAATTATTTGGTAATAGCCAGGACGACTGGGATGTGCCATGGGTGGCCAGTACACTCTCAAGTGTTTAGAAGTTGTTCATCCCATACACGCATTCCAAATATCTACCAAAATGCCCTTAATCAGATGTGTCTGTTGCTAAGTAATAAGATGCTTAGGTGGGAATGTAAACTAAGTTCCTAGGCTTCTGAGAAATATCCTTCATAAGATAAGTCTTATGAAGAGCAATAGTGTGGCCATAGCTCTTGTTTTCATCAAAGTATCATATACAGAGAATCTTTTAAAATGCTACAAAGATTCAAGTGGAAAAGAGCTGGACACGCCTTGCTACACGGTGtgggttggcctggaactttctgaaATCCCTGAGCTTCAGTCTCCTACACTGTGGTGTTCCTGGCATCCACCATGACACCAAGcctcaaactttcttttttttttttttttgtacctggagggacagccgtgggtgctgggaaccaaactcttattttttggttgtgagcccagcctttaacggctgagccatccctccaggcccaaGCCTCAAACTTTCTATCTCAGCTTCCCAGAGAACCACAATTGCACACCTGTCTACTATGCCTGACTTAAAAATAGTTACATCTTAAGTCTGCCTTCAGATATGCTTAACAGTCTGTCTGGGTTTATAATTCTATCAAGATTTTGAAGGTTCTTGTTCATTGTCCTATGGCTTCTAGAATGTTCTGATTCTCGGTTCTCCATAAGGAAACAGGCTTCTGGCCTTTCACTCTAAGCGCTGGTCCTGATAGAGACGTTTTCCAGTCTGTATGCTGGGTACCCAGTGGACTGTGAGTCTAGGGAGTCATCATCCTTCCAGTTTGTCTTTCTTGTTGCTTAGTTCTGGAtcattctctctgtcttcatATTTTCACTTGGTGGTTAGATTCTgttcttttaagtttttcatttcATCTCCCcgcttcctcccacccctctctctgtcgttttttttttttcagacaaggtttctctgtgtagccctggctgtcctagaactcgctctgtagaccaggctggcctcaaactcagagatttgcctgtttctgctggaattaaaggcatgcaccactctcgcctgacttcatttctctttttaaaaattatattttatttattgtgtgtgtatgagtgtggtgcCTTAGTTCATTTGTCATACAGGTCCTGGGCACTCAACTCAGGCCTTCAAGTTTGGTGGAAGGAgtcttttacccattgagccatctccctagccctcccatttttttttttttactctccctctgcctttttaTATCacctcttaaatatttttttcttaatgtgtgaAGCCCCTCTTCACCTTTTTAAATGGGATAATTATTAGAAATCTTTCGTTTAAAAGAGAGAGGGATTAGAAATGAAGCTGGAAGTAGGTGGTGTCAGATCTTGGGGACCTTTGTCATGCTGAGAGTCCTGAACTTTCAAACTGGGAGCATTGCTAGTTTTAAAGTAGTTGTGTGATCCGATTTACCTTTtgaagtggagttacaggtaatGTGAGCCAATCGATGTGGATGTATGGAACCAaatggggtcctctgcaagagcaatatgcaCGCATAACTGTGAAACCATCTCTTAGGTTCCAAGTTTGGAGATTTTTATGTCTGTTACATGCTTagcttcttctgtttgttttgtctggaGGCAGGGCGACACTCTACAGCCAGGGCTAGCTCCAGAGATGGATAAAGGGTTGATTAGGATgaggggagtgggaagagagTAAGTGCTCTCTTAAGCTGAACCCTGCCGGTGTTCTGAGTGGAGATTAACAGTGTCTCCACAAATCCATTTTTGTTTGGTTCAGAATTTTTCATCTTTCCCTGGACCATTCCGAATCAGTAGTCTTTGAGTCTGTAGCCACTCCTGACTGCACTCTGGCTTTGAGATGTTCTCTGCATGAACCTGAATGGCTCTACATACTGAAGAAGCTGGTTGTTGGAGCCCAAGTTTGCTATCGTTTTCCCTACAGCCATACCTCTTTGTAAATTTTTCCCTGTTAATTTTAATCGTATTTGTGTTCTCACCCTCATGAAAAATTATTGTTGTCCTCTAATGGCCTGCAATTGGCTTCTTGTCTTCTCAGCTTACAACATTTCCTCAAATctgtttttgagggttttttttaatgttataattATGAATGATTAAAATAGcaagtttttttaatattttttgagctctacatttttctatgattctcctccctgcttctcccctcccacaaggtccccttgctcccaatttactcaggagatcttgtgtttttctacttcccatgtagattagatttatttttttttgtttttgtttttttgttttttgtttttttcaagacagggtttctctgtagctttggagcctgtcctgggataaaaggcgtgtgccaccaccgcccagcttgtagATTAGATttgtgtctctcttagtgttctcattgttgtctaagttctctgggattgtggtttgtaggctggctttctttgctttatgtttaaaaatcacttatgagagaaaggcttcttcctttcctctgacGGCGGCCATCAGGTGAGCCAAGATGGGCGCGTACAAGTACATCCAGGAGCTGTGGCGGAAGAAGCAGTCGGACGTGATGCGCTTCCTGCTGAGGGTCCGCTGCTGGCAGTACCGCCAGCTGTCCGCGCTGCACCGGGCTACCCGCCCCACCTGGCCCGACAAAGCGCGGAGGCTGGGCTACAAGGCCAAGCAAGGTTACGTCATATACAGGATTCGCGTCCGCCGTGGTGGCCGCAAACGCCCGGTGCCCAAGGGTGCGACCTACGGCAAGCCTGTCCATCATGGTGTGAACCAGCTAAAGTTTGCCCGAAGCCTTCAGTCTGTTGCTGAGGAGAGAGCTGGACGCCACTGTGGGGCTCTGAGAGTCCTGAATTCTTACTGGGTTGGCGAAGATTCCACATACAAATTTTTTGAGGTTATCCTCATCGATCCATTCCATAAAGCTATCAGAAGAAACCCTGACACCCAATGGATCACCAAACCGGTCCACAAGCACAGAGAGATGCGTGGGCTGACTTCTGCAGGCCGCAAGAGCCGTGGCCTTGGAAAGGGCCACAAGTTCCACCACACTATTGGTGGCTCTCGCCGTGCAGCCTGGAGAAGGCGCAACACTCTGCAGCTCCACCGTTACCGCTAATATACGTAATGTTTGTACAATTCATACCCAATAAACAATTTAGGACCGtccaaaaaaaatcacttatgagtgagtatatgtgataattgtctttctgtgtctgggttacctcactcaaaataatgttttctagctccatccattttcctgcaagattcaagatgtcgttatttttttctgctgtgtagtactccaatgtgtaaatataccacattttccttatctattcttcagtcaagtagcatttaggttgcttctaggttctgactatgacaaacaaagctgctatgaacatagttgagcacatatcattgtggcatgattgagcatcctttggctatataccccaaagtggtattactgggtcttgaggaaggttgtttcctaactttctgagaaatcgccacactgacatctaaagaggttgtactagcttgcattcccaccagcaatgcagaagtattcccttttccccacaacctctccagcataagttgtcatcagtatttttgatcttggccattcttacaggtgtaagatggaatctcagagttcttttgatttgcatttctctgatgactaaggatgttgaacatttccttaagtgtctttcagctattttagatttctctgttgagagttctctgtttaggtctgtactccattttttaaattggattatttgttcttttgttgaccaatgtcttgagttctttgtatattttggagatcagccctctgtctgatgtggggttagtgaagatcttctcccattctatatgttgttattttgtcttgttgaccgtgtcctttgctttacagaagcttttcagtttccggaggtcccatttattaattgtttctctcagtgtctgtgctgctggggttctatttaggatgTGGTTCcctgtgctaatgtgttcaagtgtacttcctactttctcttctataaggttcagtgtagctggctttatattgaggtctttgatcgatttggacttgagttttgtgcatggtgatagatatgggtctattttcattcgtctacatgttgatatccagttatgccatatgttaaatatgatttcttttttccatttgatattttttgcttctttatcaaagatcatgTGTTCAAagttgtgtggattgatatcgggtcttctatttggttccattggtcctcctgtctgttcttatgccagcactaggctgttttcagtactgtagctctgtagtagagtttgaagtcagggattgtgatgcctctatagaagttctttttttttttttttttttttttggtttttcgagacagggtttctctgtgtctttggagcctgtcctggaactagctctgtagaccaggctggtctcgaattcacagagatccgcctgcctctgcctcccgagtgctgggattaaagccaccatcgcccagcgtagaagttcttttattgcataggattgttttggctatcctgggttttttgcttttccttataaAGTTGcataccattctttcgaggtctttgaagaatttttatgggattttgatgatcattgctttgaatctgtagattgcttttggtaagattgccatttttactgtattaattCTGCATACCCAAGAGCGTGGCTCCCagggactggatttgctcctggcttcccaGTGGAGCTTGTTTGCTCTctgtcctaggtagctggttctcttccactccagttccagtggagatcgctgactctgagtcaggtcactggctcaatccTGGTCAGCCAGAGTCCCGGGACTGAGTTGGCTTCCGGGACTGGATTTCCTCCAGGCTTCTGCTTCaggtggagcttgtttcctcaggcCCTCTCTCTCCTAGGTAGCTCATTCAGAGCCACTCCTGTGGAATTTctaatctgtttttttaaacaacacattGTCCTGTGATAGCTTAAGCTGTCATTACCCTTTTAGATTTGTTATTTGGTCAGTTTACTTGTACAGTCAGCAATCCACCCTGGAGTCACCTTGTGAAACACACACTCTCCTGAGCAAGAAGGGCTGAGGAAGCTAAAAATAGCCAGTCAAGAAAAAgtctctaccttttttttttgaaaatttatttatttacttattatgtatacaatattctgtttgtgtatatgcctgcaggccagaagagggcaccagacctcattacagatggttgtgagccaccatgtggttgctgggaattgaactcaggacctttggaagagcaggcaatgctcttaaccactgagccatctctccagcccccaagatctCTACCTTTTGATGAATGCAGAAAACCTATACATCAACAGGTATATTTCATCCCATATAGTAAGGACAATTATGGAAGCAtaggacagaagaaaaatgacaagTCTGGAAACTCATTTCAAGTGAGAAAAGATGTAAAACTTGAGAcaaggcatggggggggggactgttAACAATAcatcattttaaagagaaatgcaGGAAACAAAGCTGGAGATCATAAGGGACCTTGAATGTCAGGTTAAGAGGCTTGAGCTTAACTTTCCAAATGGTTGGGTGCATTGGAAAACTTAAATTGTAATTTGAGAAACTGGCCTTgggtgaagaatttttttttgtgtgtgtgaggaaaTAAAGTAAGTGAGAAAGAATAAGGACAGGCCTGGGGCGGtgctgcatgtctttaatcccagcacttgggaggcagaggcaggtggacctctgtaagttcagggccagtctggtctacaagagctagttccaggacaggatccaaagctacagagaaaccctgtttcaggaaaaataaataaataaatagaaggaaaagaaaaaaagactgcttttaaaaaagaaagaaagaaaaagaaaaaaacagtaaggaccagagctcagttctTCCTCATGAAAGTAGAGAAGGAAATTTGAAGATGCATGAAGAGAACAGACATTGCATATCAAAAGGATGTGAAAGATAAACAGAGAGAAGCCCAAAGCATCTTTCTGCTTTCCAGATGACTGGCCACAAACGTTCTCGTCCAATAGACCACTGAATTGTAAAGCTAAAGAGTGAGATCTGAGCTAGAAATATACGCTTGGGAGTCTGCAGTGTAGAGAGAGCATTTAGAACTATGGGACTAAGCAATTTCATTGAAGAGAGTGCACTGATACTAAAAGATAGATGGGATCCTAAGGAGTGGACCCATCTTAAAGGTGGACTGTGGGAATGATCATGAAGTTATAATTAGACAGTATCAGGAAGGTACGAGGAGAGCAGAGTGCAATGGCCTGTTACACTAGCACTCGGCAGGCTGGGGAAGAAGGATGGTAGAgtctagcctgagctatgtgGTGGGACAGACAAAGGAGAGGAAGTCATGAAGAAAAGCATTTCCTACAATGTAcattgagccaggcggtggtagcacacaccattaattccagcactggggaggcagaggcaggtggatctctgtgagttcaaggccagcctggtctacagagtgaattccaggacagccagggctacacagagaaaccctgactggaaaaaacaacagcagcaacaacaacagcaacaacaacaacaacccaaaccaaaaccaaaagcaaaaaaacatgATCCCTTGAATTTGAAGAGAGAGGAATCAGGACTATAAAATGCAGCGTATATTTCCTGGAAAACTGTCACTGGGTTCAGTGATAATGTCACTTAATGAGGCATAGCAGGACTGGTAACCTGGAAACCAcagtgggggtggagacaggaatgggAAATTAAGGAGTGAAGTCAGACCATAATCCACAGCTTGCTTGTTCAGGAACTTTACGTAAAGACAGCTTAACTGCCTGTGCCTTCCCACTCGGAGAGTTCTAATAGTTCTAATCATATGGCAAGGAAGGCCTGACAATATGACATTTGTGTTCAGGAAAGATTAGATAAAAGAGTCTTGTCATGTGGTACCAAGTCTTTAAGGTTTTGCTTAGTCATTCTTCCTTGACTATATcatttactttcatttctttcttcttgtgtgtTTAATGCTGGAAATGATATAGGCACTGAATTTCCTGTAGATGCCTTTCTATTCCCTTTTGAAAGACTGGCTCAAGCCAATTCTTGCtttgctcattaaaaaaaaataatagctgtTATTTACATAGCAATCAGGATTCCATCAAGAAATGCTGTgtgcattaaaaaaacaaaacaacaaaataagaaatgctgTGTATATTAAGTCTGTCATGCTGTTGTTCTAGTGATAGAATAACAAAGTTGTGATCTTGTTTCCCCTCCCCAAAACGTAATGTTGTTGAACAAAGTTGTAACAGACGGGGGGAGCTGGGGTTCCAGAATCAAAGACTGAACTTGGTATTCTGTGGCACTTGGGAAATTTTACTGAACTAGCTAGTTATTTCATGGGTTCTCTCACACTTGACATGAGTGCCCAGGAAGGCACtgaagaagcaaacacacccaaaAGACTAATTGGAAGGTTCTTGGGTAGCTTCAGTGATATTCAATGGCACACAAGAGGAAGCTGACACTATTAACTCACACCCGGCTCACAGGCTCTTGCATCAGTGTAAGGTCTTAAGCTGTATCATGCTTGCTTCCAAAACCTTGCCCTCTCCTTACTTAGTACTCCTCCTTTCTtaccttgtttctcatttttgatGGCTGAGTACTTGGTCATAAGAAAGCTATtcattcaaaacagaaaagactcGGAGTCTCTGGTATGTTTGAGACAGAGGCCATGCTTAAGGGGTTCAAGTGTCTGCAATTCTGTGGTagaaatatgaagaagaaaatgttatCCAAGATGTCACACAAATGTCGACCATAAAGAGTGCAGGTATCTCTTCAGTATAGAACTTTCAACGCTCGATTGTATATACAGAAGTAGGATATTTATGGAAACGATCACATTCGGAATTCCATGTTTAGTCTTACATAGTCCAACTGGATCCAAACTCacaatgatcctcctgcttcggtctttcctcttttttcctccttccttttttcctttccttttccttttcttttctttttagacagggcTCTCGC
Above is a window of Microtus pennsylvanicus isolate mMicPen1 chromosome 15, mMicPen1.hap1, whole genome shotgun sequence DNA encoding:
- the LOC142835968 gene encoding large ribosomal subunit protein eL15-like; the protein is MGAYKYIQELWRKKQSDVMRFLLRVRCWQYRQLSALHRATRPTWPDKARRLGYKAKQGYVIYRIRVRRGGRKRPVPKGATYGKPVHHGVNQLKFARSLQSVAEERAGRHCGALRVLNSYWVGEDSTYKFFEVILIDPFHKAIRRNPDTQWITKPVHKHREMRGLTSAGRKSRGLGKGHKFHHTIGGSRRAAWRRRNTLQLHRYR